The following coding sequences lie in one Methanopyrus sp. SNP6 genomic window:
- a CDS encoding BtpA/SgcQ family protein translates to MEVVGVVHLPPLPGSPRAKSIEEVVERARRDAARLEDGGVDAVLVENFGDAPYYPDDVPKITVACMTRAVAEVVDTVSVPVGVNVLRNDGVAAVDVCAATGASFIRVNAYVEVVATDQGVLQPIAHMVWREIDRLGVNVEVYADIRVKHGRPLDDRPVEEVARDAVERGLADAVIVTGSATGSPPRPEEVRKVSRVVDRVLVGSGVTPENAHVFLRAGATGFIVGTYFKKNGITENPVDVDRVRELVRSIRRSGVERWP, encoded by the coding sequence TTGGAAGTTGTAGGCGTGGTACACTTACCGCCTCTACCAGGGTCTCCGAGGGCCAAGTCCATCGAGGAGGTAGTTGAACGAGCCCGCCGGGATGCAGCGCGTCTTGAAGACGGTGGTGTCGACGCGGTCCTCGTTGAGAACTTCGGAGACGCTCCATATTACCCAGATGACGTGCCTAAGATTACCGTCGCCTGTATGACCAGGGCGGTGGCCGAGGTCGTAGATACCGTGAGCGTCCCCGTCGGCGTGAACGTGCTACGCAATGACGGTGTAGCGGCTGTCGACGTGTGTGCTGCGACCGGCGCCTCCTTCATCCGTGTTAATGCGTACGTGGAGGTCGTCGCTACGGATCAGGGCGTCCTCCAACCAATCGCACATATGGTCTGGCGCGAGATCGACCGACTCGGAGTGAACGTCGAGGTATACGCTGATATCAGAGTGAAGCACGGACGACCCCTGGACGACAGGCCTGTCGAAGAGGTCGCACGGGACGCTGTGGAGCGAGGATTAGCCGACGCTGTGATAGTCACTGGTTCCGCCACCGGGTCACCTCCACGGCCTGAAGAGGTGCGCAAGGTCTCCAGGGTCGTCGATCGAGTTCTGGTGGGTAGTGGCGTGACTCCGGAAAACGCTCACGTTTTCCTCCGAGCCGGGGCGACGGGTTTCATAGTGGGGACATACTTCAAGAAGAACGGGATCACCGAGAACCCCGTAGACGTGGACCGAGTGCGCGAGCTGGTGCGGTCCATCCGACGCTCAGGGGTAGAACGCTGGCCTTGA
- a CDS encoding nucleotidyltransferase domain-containing protein, translating into MIQKRLNRRELEWVRKRVAREAARLLYEGAVDEYIDAKRLAARRLGVDVMPSNREVAIELDRIGDELEGEEKLRRLKRLREEALEVMEAIEDLEPRLIGSVWRGNIKRESDIDIAVLGTTDPEEVIERLKEAGIEVLDVDEVVITERGGKPLDIPEHYVNIKIRTPGGEKAEIGVTVSSPELERKGRVDLGRCDFFGDKITGLSVEELRKLLQEDPYRKFIPQG; encoded by the coding sequence TTGATACAGAAGAGGCTAAACCGTAGGGAGCTCGAATGGGTGAGGAAGAGGGTGGCACGTGAGGCGGCTAGACTCCTCTACGAGGGTGCCGTCGACGAGTATATCGACGCAAAGAGACTGGCCGCTAGGCGCCTAGGTGTCGATGTGATGCCGTCCAACCGTGAAGTCGCGATAGAACTAGACCGAATCGGAGACGAGCTTGAAGGTGAGGAGAAGTTGCGCCGGTTGAAGAGGCTAAGGGAAGAGGCACTCGAAGTTATGGAGGCCATAGAGGACTTGGAGCCGCGGCTGATTGGAAGTGTGTGGCGTGGAAATATCAAACGGGAAAGTGACATCGATATCGCTGTTCTGGGGACGACGGATCCCGAAGAGGTCATCGAACGCTTGAAGGAAGCCGGGATCGAAGTGTTGGACGTGGATGAAGTGGTTATTACGGAGCGCGGTGGGAAACCTCTTGACATCCCGGAGCACTACGTCAACATCAAAATCAGAACCCCGGGCGGCGAGAAAGCCGAAATCGGTGTCACCGTTAGCAGTCCGGAGCTGGAGCGTAAAGGGCGTGTAGACCTCGGGAGGTGTGACTTCTTCGGGGACAAAATCACGGGATTGAGCGTAGAAGAGCTACGGAAACTGCTTCAAGAGGATCCTTACCGGAAGTTCATACCTCAAGGTTGA
- a CDS encoding UbiX family flavin prenyltransferase, which translates to MRVFIGVTGASGQIYTRRLIEVLHEEGVDVEISVTRPAEYVMKREGVDLPENVRKYDPEDLTAPPASGTYRIDAYVVCPCTLHTLSSVAAGVTGDLIKRAAVVALKEDRPLVFVVRETPWPRSALQAALKLREEGAVILPACPAFYHSPTTIDDLVDYVIQKVLDAIGVEVDLVRYQP; encoded by the coding sequence TTGCGAGTCTTCATAGGAGTTACGGGAGCCAGTGGGCAGATTTACACCAGAAGGCTCATCGAAGTGCTGCACGAGGAGGGGGTGGACGTAGAGATCTCGGTCACTAGACCCGCGGAGTACGTTATGAAGCGGGAGGGGGTCGACCTCCCCGAGAACGTGCGGAAGTACGACCCCGAGGACCTCACGGCACCGCCAGCTAGCGGCACATACCGGATCGACGCGTACGTCGTGTGCCCGTGCACGTTACACACCCTTTCGAGTGTGGCCGCTGGAGTGACCGGAGATCTGATCAAGCGCGCCGCGGTAGTTGCGCTGAAGGAGGATCGTCCGTTGGTTTTCGTCGTCCGGGAAACGCCGTGGCCCAGGTCCGCCCTGCAGGCTGCGTTGAAGTTGAGGGAGGAGGGTGCCGTGATACTGCCGGCGTGTCCGGCTTTCTATCACAGCCCGACGACCATCGACGACTTAGTGGACTACGTGATTCAGAAGGTACTGGACGCGATAGGGGTTGAGGTCGATCTCGTCCGGTATCAACCTTGA
- a CDS encoding PrsW family glutamic-type intramembrane protease, translated as MILTPVIAVIGVLLGLLYAPISVVIAFLVETVLTSGLNAGPHRLVIAAVVVAPIVEELSKGLGFLVVPRVLAGSLRLASGFPVIGPTLEAAANVVRECGRRPVGIVTVAATTALGFGSIENVFYALVGLKFGPLGPIIVGFLRTFTSLPIHVIATSSFGLLYGFLRRRWLGFTLGYSTAISIHAAFNFAAVYARYKVAHGLIGT; from the coding sequence TTGATCCTGACTCCGGTAATCGCGGTGATCGGGGTCCTGTTAGGGCTCCTCTACGCCCCGATTTCCGTGGTGATAGCGTTCCTGGTAGAAACAGTCCTGACGTCGGGCCTAAACGCTGGCCCCCATCGGCTAGTTATAGCGGCCGTAGTTGTAGCTCCGATAGTTGAAGAACTATCCAAAGGGCTCGGGTTCCTCGTAGTCCCGCGAGTGTTGGCCGGCTCTCTTCGATTGGCATCGGGGTTTCCCGTGATCGGACCGACTCTTGAAGCGGCCGCGAACGTCGTACGGGAGTGTGGTAGGCGTCCGGTGGGAATCGTTACGGTCGCGGCCACCACCGCCTTGGGGTTCGGGTCCATAGAGAACGTGTTCTACGCGCTGGTAGGGCTGAAGTTCGGACCTCTAGGCCCTATAATAGTGGGGTTCCTTCGAACGTTCACGTCGTTACCCATTCACGTGATCGCGACGTCTTCTTTCGGACTATTGTACGGATTCTTAAGGCGACGATGGCTTGGGTTCACGTTAGGGTATTCAACGGCGATCTCGATCCACGCGGCGTTTAATTTCGCCGCAGTGTACGCCAGGTACAAGGTGGCGCACGGGTTGATCGGCACTTAA
- a CDS encoding DUF749 family protein: protein MFVAKYLGSARYSELDEELKNFARLKAHLAGVDLNKDPELIVFNIEGTSSYYIVFFEEVESEEDVERLLREDMGAELSRDSKASVKRALNR from the coding sequence GTGTTCGTGGCGAAGTACCTGGGCTCGGCCCGTTACTCGGAGCTCGACGAAGAACTGAAGAACTTCGCACGATTAAAGGCGCACTTGGCCGGCGTGGACTTGAACAAGGACCCCGAACTGATTGTATTCAACATCGAAGGTACAAGTAGTTACTACATAGTGTTTTTCGAGGAGGTAGAGTCCGAAGAGGACGTCGAACGACTGTTAAGGGAGGATATGGGGGCAGAGCTATCACGGGATTCGAAAGCGTCGGTGAAGAGAGCGCTGAACCGCTGA
- a CDS encoding DUF2096 family protein yields MNEVVSELRARGEEVPREVLENLRTARVVLHHYEFDPHTSAKTLGKAHKYLDRAQRALARICESHPDLLDKLVKWPKRVKELAAKFREDTARSKFEPMPNRPVFRAGDGFARVKLPEPIEVERLQDVCEFAGVIVEVKEVDVVEISGDRDRVGTALKELRELPESWKKMLEKRKSNE; encoded by the coding sequence CTGAACGAGGTAGTAAGCGAGCTCCGAGCACGTGGAGAAGAGGTGCCGAGAGAAGTACTCGAGAACTTGCGGACGGCGCGAGTAGTCCTCCATCATTACGAGTTCGACCCCCACACATCCGCCAAGACCCTGGGAAAGGCCCACAAGTACCTAGACAGGGCTCAGCGGGCGCTCGCCAGGATCTGTGAATCCCATCCGGATCTACTGGATAAGTTGGTAAAGTGGCCGAAACGCGTGAAGGAGCTAGCCGCGAAGTTCCGGGAGGATACCGCCCGCTCTAAATTCGAACCGATGCCCAATCGACCGGTTTTCAGGGCCGGTGACGGGTTCGCCCGTGTGAAGCTCCCGGAACCGATTGAAGTCGAGAGGCTTCAGGACGTGTGTGAGTTCGCTGGAGTGATAGTCGAAGTAAAAGAGGTGGACGTAGTGGAAATATCCGGTGACAGGGATCGCGTCGGGACGGCACTCAAAGAGCTCAGAGAGCTGCCGGAATCCTGGAAGAAGATGCTCGAGAAACGCAAGAGCAATGAATAA
- a CDS encoding metallophosphoesterase: MIGIATADFHGDVEKAEQVAEKAADEDADVIFVAGDVSDFNLEDPVQVVEEIVDVLKEHGQEIMAVPGNCDTPEVVRVLDTSGVSVHLKVKHIGRYDVVGMGGSNPTPFDTPLEFEENVIESRLSELMNSAGEPVILLTHAPPKNTAVDKIEAGDHVGSEAIRKIVEEFQPELHICAHIHEAAGEDELGNTRVINPGPGGTVVIEL; this comes from the coding sequence GTGATCGGTATCGCGACGGCTGACTTCCACGGAGACGTGGAGAAGGCAGAGCAGGTCGCGGAAAAGGCCGCCGACGAGGATGCCGACGTCATCTTCGTAGCGGGAGACGTATCCGACTTCAACTTGGAGGATCCCGTGCAGGTGGTTGAGGAGATCGTTGATGTACTGAAGGAGCACGGTCAGGAGATCATGGCCGTGCCAGGTAACTGCGACACTCCGGAGGTCGTCAGAGTCCTCGATACCAGCGGAGTCTCGGTGCACCTGAAGGTCAAACACATCGGTCGCTACGACGTGGTCGGAATGGGTGGGTCCAACCCGACACCGTTCGATACGCCGCTGGAGTTCGAGGAAAACGTCATTGAGTCGAGGCTCAGTGAACTTATGAACTCGGCCGGTGAGCCGGTGATACTCCTGACACACGCACCCCCGAAGAATACGGCGGTGGACAAGATCGAGGCCGGCGACCATGTGGGGAGTGAGGCGATCCGAAAGATCGTGGAGGAGTTCCAACCCGAGCTCCACATCTGCGCGCACATCCACGAGGCGGCTGGCGAGGACGAGCTCGGTAACACCCGGGTGATCAACCCAGGCCCGGGTGGTACGGTGGTAATCGAGCTGTGA
- a CDS encoding HD domain-containing protein, with amino-acid sequence MKVNPKFPWEREVIEFVRTEMSEVSPSHDFEHVKRVVELCELIRRKEGGDPEILRAASWLHDIGRRAEERSGEDHAEVSAEIAEDLLPRVGFPSDKLEEVTHAIRAHRFSSGPEPRTLEAKILQDADNLDALGAVGIARCFCVVGERRTSLESGVEHFHEKLLRLPRLMHTETARRLAEKRRRRMVLFLEWLEKEWRMRS; translated from the coding sequence GTGAAGGTCAACCCCAAATTCCCTTGGGAACGAGAGGTGATCGAGTTCGTTCGGACGGAGATGTCCGAGGTCTCGCCTTCCCACGACTTCGAACACGTGAAGCGCGTAGTGGAGCTCTGTGAGCTCATTAGGCGCAAGGAGGGAGGAGATCCGGAGATACTCCGCGCGGCTTCCTGGTTACACGATATTGGAAGGCGGGCGGAGGAACGATCGGGTGAGGACCATGCGGAAGTCAGTGCCGAAATAGCGGAAGACTTACTCCCACGCGTGGGATTCCCTTCGGACAAGTTAGAGGAGGTAACGCACGCGATCCGAGCTCACCGTTTCTCCAGTGGACCCGAGCCGCGGACTTTAGAGGCCAAGATACTTCAGGATGCAGACAACCTCGACGCACTGGGGGCCGTTGGGATAGCCCGATGTTTCTGCGTGGTCGGAGAGCGGAGGACATCGCTAGAATCCGGTGTAGAACACTTCCACGAAAAACTACTCCGACTACCGAGGTTGATGCACACTGAGACGGCCCGCCGATTGGCGGAGAAGAGAAGGCGGAGGATGGTACTGTTTCTGGAGTGGCTGGAAAAGGAGTGGCGGATGAGGAGTTAG
- a CDS encoding 30S ribosomal protein S13: MADDEVKPIVRIADVDLDGHKKVPYALTGIKGIGIRMAYAICRELGIDEEKKLGELSDEEIERIEEEIKRLSEGESNIPSWMYNRQKDYETGEDMHLVGAELEMTVKQDIDRLKKIRAYRGIRHELGLPVRGQRTKSSFRRGKTVGVKKKR, from the coding sequence GTGGCGGACGACGAGGTGAAACCGATCGTCCGGATAGCCGATGTCGACCTTGACGGGCATAAAAAGGTCCCGTACGCGCTCACCGGAATCAAAGGTATCGGGATCCGAATGGCATACGCTATCTGCCGGGAGCTAGGCATCGACGAGGAGAAGAAGCTCGGAGAACTCTCAGACGAGGAAATCGAGCGCATTGAGGAGGAGATAAAGAGGTTATCAGAAGGAGAGTCCAATATCCCCTCCTGGATGTACAATCGTCAGAAGGACTACGAAACGGGCGAAGATATGCACTTGGTCGGCGCTGAACTGGAGATGACGGTGAAGCAAGACATCGATCGGTTGAAGAAGATCCGCGCCTACCGTGGTATACGCCACGAGCTGGGACTCCCAGTCCGTGGTCAGCGTACGAAGTCCTCGTTCCGCCGAGGTAAAACCGTAGGTGTGAAGAAGAAGCGGTAG
- a CDS encoding 30S ribosomal protein S4, whose amino-acid sequence MGDPKKPRKKYETPRHPWEAERLEYERKLMRKYGLRRKKEIWRHQTQLKRWRERAKELMARTDPEAQREREALFRKLYDLGILDKKPEEATLDDVLRLTVEDVLERRLQTIVYRKGLAKTPLQARQLIVHRHIAIGDRIVTVPSYLVSREEEEEVDYSPYSPLKDEDHPIRCEARGESPEETVAE is encoded by the coding sequence ATGGGCGATCCCAAGAAACCACGTAAAAAGTACGAGACCCCCAGACATCCATGGGAAGCCGAGCGACTGGAGTACGAGCGAAAGCTGATGCGCAAGTACGGACTGCGGCGTAAGAAAGAGATATGGCGACACCAGACGCAACTCAAGCGATGGCGTGAGAGAGCCAAAGAGCTCATGGCTAGGACGGACCCCGAAGCACAGCGTGAGCGGGAAGCCCTCTTCCGCAAGCTGTACGATCTCGGTATTTTGGACAAGAAGCCAGAGGAGGCCACGCTGGACGACGTCCTCAGGCTGACCGTAGAGGATGTTTTGGAGCGTCGTCTTCAGACGATTGTGTACCGAAAGGGTCTCGCCAAGACTCCACTACAAGCCAGGCAGCTCATTGTGCACCGTCATATCGCGATAGGCGATCGGATCGTCACCGTCCCGAGCTACTTAGTGTCTCGCGAGGAGGAAGAGGAAGTAGACTACTCCCCGTACTCTCCGCTCAAGGATGAAGATCACCCGATCAGGTGCGAAGCACGAGGTGAGTCACCGGAAGAAACCGTGGCTGAATAG
- a CDS encoding 30S ribosomal protein S11 has product MAEKEGKKEKKERWGIAHIYASFNNTIITITDLTGAETFARWSGGMVVDADREESSPYAAMKAARRAAEEAMEKGITAVHVKVRAPGGHGPKTPGPGAQAAIRALARAGLKIGRIEDVTPIPHDGTRRPGGKRGRRV; this is encoded by the coding sequence ATGGCCGAGAAGGAGGGTAAGAAGGAGAAGAAAGAGCGGTGGGGAATCGCTCACATCTACGCCTCCTTCAACAACACGATCATCACGATCACTGACCTCACAGGTGCCGAGACGTTCGCCCGTTGGTCCGGAGGTATGGTCGTCGACGCGGACCGAGAAGAGAGCTCACCGTACGCCGCCATGAAGGCTGCCAGACGCGCCGCCGAGGAAGCCATGGAGAAGGGTATCACCGCAGTCCACGTGAAGGTGCGCGCTCCCGGTGGTCACGGTCCTAAGACACCCGGACCGGGCGCCCAGGCCGCCATCCGAGCTTTAGCCCGTGCAGGCCTGAAGATCGGACGGATCGAGGACGTCACGCCGATCCCGCACGACGGTACCAGAAGACCCGGAGGTAAGAGGGGACGCAGGGTATGA
- a CDS encoding DNA-directed RNA polymerase subunit D, producing MRVRLYDYRKADVERATFIIEDTSAEFVNTIRRALYTLVPTLRIEEVIIYENDTPMYDEMLAHRLGLIPLRADDIDQFELPDLCDCGGKGCEKCQVRAELEVEGPTKVYARDLEFDHPDVEPAFPDTLITEVGEGQRIRLEAIAVPGLGLEHAKWKPVSAVGYKGLPELEIDEDKLKENKITYECPQGIIRIENGEVVHIDEDRLPECRMYKEYERETDGAVRVRFRDDAFVFNVETDGSMSLDTAILKALGAIEQKLESLKKNLQKEVSGE from the coding sequence TTGCGCGTCCGTCTCTACGACTACCGGAAAGCCGACGTCGAGCGCGCCACGTTTATCATCGAGGACACGTCCGCGGAGTTCGTCAACACCATCCGCCGCGCCCTCTACACACTCGTTCCCACCTTACGCATTGAAGAGGTCATTATCTACGAGAACGACACACCGATGTACGACGAAATGCTGGCCCATCGACTTGGGCTGATACCGCTGCGCGCCGACGACATCGACCAGTTCGAGTTACCCGACCTGTGCGACTGTGGTGGGAAAGGTTGCGAGAAGTGCCAGGTGAGGGCGGAGCTCGAAGTAGAAGGGCCAACCAAGGTTTACGCTCGAGATCTTGAATTCGATCATCCTGACGTAGAACCAGCCTTCCCCGACACGCTCATCACCGAGGTCGGAGAGGGCCAGCGGATCAGGCTCGAGGCGATCGCCGTACCGGGTCTGGGCCTCGAACACGCGAAGTGGAAGCCGGTGAGCGCAGTCGGGTACAAAGGCCTCCCCGAGCTCGAAATCGATGAAGACAAACTCAAGGAAAATAAGATCACGTACGAGTGCCCTCAGGGTATTATCAGAATCGAGAACGGTGAAGTAGTCCATATCGATGAGGATCGTCTTCCCGAGTGTCGGATGTACAAGGAGTACGAGCGCGAGACCGACGGGGCCGTCCGCGTCCGTTTCCGTGATGACGCTTTCGTGTTCAACGTTGAGACCGACGGCTCGATGTCGCTCGACACCGCGATCTTGAAAGCTCTTGGTGCGATCGAGCAAAAGCTCGAGTCTCTGAAGAAAAACCTGCAGAAGGAGGTGAGCGGAGAATGA
- a CDS encoding 50S ribosomal protein L18e, with amino-acid sequence MTWAPTGPTNVELRKLIRDLKKAAREYNAPVWRDVAERLSRPRRQRAEVNVGKLDGLARRGVIQEEETVLVPGKVLGDGVITQPLRVAAWKFSRTARTKIEAVGGECLTIRELLEENPEGSYVRIIE; translated from the coding sequence ATGACTTGGGCGCCCACCGGACCCACTAATGTGGAACTAAGGAAACTGATCCGTGACCTGAAGAAGGCGGCACGTGAGTACAACGCGCCGGTCTGGCGAGATGTGGCGGAACGCCTATCCAGACCCAGAAGGCAGCGAGCTGAAGTTAACGTCGGAAAGCTCGACGGACTAGCCCGCCGCGGTGTCATCCAGGAGGAAGAGACGGTTCTCGTGCCTGGCAAGGTATTGGGTGACGGAGTGATCACCCAACCTCTACGAGTGGCCGCCTGGAAGTTCAGTAGGACCGCCAGGACGAAGATCGAGGCCGTCGGCGGAGAATGTCTGACGATTCGTGAGCTACTCGAAGAGAACCCAGAAGGATCGTACGTTCGGATCATCGAGTGA
- a CDS encoding 50S ribosomal protein L13, with translation MVEYAHSKPVDPEEWTVIDAENAVLGRLASVVAKRILKGERIAVINTEKAIITGKKNTIKEEWLQKIQRGDPKKGPFYPRRPDLIFRRVVRGMLPWKTKRGREAFKRLRAYIGIPRWVEEANIEPERVAEADMSRLGHLWYITLGELSEELGYQIPGGQ, from the coding sequence TTGGTGGAGTACGCCCACTCGAAACCCGTCGACCCGGAAGAATGGACCGTTATCGACGCCGAAAACGCGGTGCTCGGCCGCCTAGCCAGCGTAGTGGCGAAGAGAATCCTCAAGGGTGAGAGGATCGCCGTCATCAACACTGAAAAAGCCATCATCACCGGCAAGAAGAACACTATCAAGGAAGAGTGGCTCCAGAAGATCCAGCGAGGTGACCCGAAGAAAGGTCCGTTCTACCCGAGGAGGCCTGATCTGATTTTCCGACGGGTAGTCCGAGGCATGCTTCCATGGAAGACCAAGCGCGGGCGTGAAGCCTTCAAGCGGCTCCGAGCGTATATCGGTATTCCGAGATGGGTCGAGGAGGCGAACATCGAGCCCGAGCGGGTTGCCGAGGCTGACATGAGTCGATTGGGACACCTTTGGTACATAACTCTCGGCGAGCTATCAGAGGAGCTCGGTTACCAAATACCTGGGGGCCAGTAA
- a CDS encoding 30S ribosomal protein S9: MVRVVQTTGKRKTAIARAVVKEGEGRVRVNKRPVNIIEPEMARMKIMEPLIIAGEDIVSQVDIDVKVQGGGWMSQAEAARIAIARGLVEWTGDPDLRDAYMAYDRHMLKGDPRRKEPKKFGGRGARARRQKSYR; the protein is encoded by the coding sequence ATGGTTAGGGTAGTTCAGACTACGGGCAAGAGGAAGACCGCCATCGCCCGGGCCGTCGTCAAGGAGGGGGAGGGTAGGGTCCGCGTGAATAAGCGTCCGGTGAACATCATCGAGCCCGAAATGGCCCGAATGAAGATCATGGAGCCACTTATCATCGCAGGTGAGGACATCGTCAGTCAGGTCGACATCGACGTGAAGGTTCAGGGAGGAGGATGGATGAGCCAAGCCGAGGCCGCTCGTATCGCCATCGCCCGAGGCCTCGTCGAGTGGACCGGTGACCCGGACTTACGGGACGCTTACATGGCCTACGACCGCCATATGCTGAAAGGTGACCCACGCCGTAAGGAGCCGAAGAAGTTCGGTGGCCGCGGCGCCAGAGCGCGGAGACAGAAGAGCTACCGTTAA
- a CDS encoding DNA-directed RNA polymerase subunit N, with protein sequence MIIPIRCFTCGRPIAHLWEKYVKLIEEEGKEPGEALDELDIDRYCCRRMFLSHVDLLEESLPYTPPRLGMPR encoded by the coding sequence ATGATCATACCGATCAGGTGCTTCACTTGTGGGCGTCCTATCGCCCACTTATGGGAGAAGTATGTGAAGTTAATCGAAGAGGAGGGAAAGGAACCCGGGGAGGCACTGGATGAGCTAGACATCGATCGGTACTGCTGCAGGAGGATGTTCCTATCCCACGTAGACCTGCTTGAGGAGTCCCTTCCCTACACGCCACCACGACTCGGAATGCCCCGCTAA
- the pyrB gene encoding aspartate carbamoyltransferase, with translation MSSFANRDVISVRDFTRRELEELLSNAEEMERVYERGGDDRLSGKILATLFFSPSTRTRLSFESAMHRLGGDVISLGGKEAASTAKGENLADTVRTVEHYCDVIVLRHPKEGAARLAAELTDVPVINAGDGANQHPTQTFLDLYTIMKEKGRIGGLRIGLLGDLKYGRTVHSLAYALALFGARIHLISPEELRMPSHILAELERIGAKVEEHRDLEEILPDLDVLYVTRIQREMFPDPEEFERVKGSYKVTRDLIEEHAQSDLAILHPLPRVDEIEPEVDELPQARYFDQVRNGVIVRMALLDLILGGE, from the coding sequence GTGTCGTCCTTCGCGAACAGGGACGTGATTTCCGTCCGGGATTTCACCCGGAGAGAGTTAGAGGAGCTACTCAGCAACGCGGAAGAGATGGAAAGAGTGTACGAACGGGGCGGAGACGACAGACTCTCCGGCAAGATCCTAGCCACTCTCTTCTTCTCTCCTAGCACGAGGACTCGACTCTCGTTCGAAAGCGCCATGCACCGTCTCGGAGGTGACGTAATCTCGTTGGGTGGCAAGGAGGCGGCGTCTACGGCTAAGGGTGAAAATCTCGCGGATACCGTCCGTACAGTCGAACATTACTGCGACGTTATCGTGTTGCGACACCCGAAGGAAGGTGCCGCCCGACTCGCCGCAGAACTCACCGACGTCCCCGTGATCAACGCGGGTGACGGCGCCAACCAACACCCGACGCAGACGTTCCTAGACCTCTACACGATAATGAAGGAAAAGGGACGTATCGGAGGACTCAGAATCGGGCTGTTGGGAGACCTCAAATACGGACGAACAGTTCACTCGCTGGCGTACGCCCTCGCACTGTTCGGGGCGAGGATCCACCTGATATCACCGGAGGAGCTTCGGATGCCCTCCCATATACTGGCAGAGCTCGAACGGATAGGAGCGAAGGTCGAGGAGCACCGGGATCTGGAGGAGATCCTGCCCGACTTGGACGTACTCTACGTAACCAGGATTCAGCGCGAGATGTTCCCGGACCCGGAGGAGTTCGAGCGTGTGAAAGGTAGTTACAAGGTGACGAGGGATCTCATCGAAGAACACGCGCAGAGCGACTTGGCAATCCTGCACCCTCTCCCCAGGGTAGACGAGATCGAGCCCGAGGTGGATGAACTGCCACAGGCCCGCTACTTCGATCAAGTTCGTAACGGCGTGATCGTACGGATGGCGCTCCTCGACCTCATCCTCGGGGGCGAGTGA
- the pyrI gene encoding aspartate carbamoyltransferase regulatory subunit produces MMALKVKRIEMGTVLDHLPPGTAPKIMRILDIDPTETTLLVAINVESSKMGRKDILKIEGKILSEEEANKVALVAPNATVNIVRDYSVAEKFQVKPPERVEGFLRCPNPNCITNDEREPVNTVFIRESREPLEYRCRYCERTVREDHIRELIRPS; encoded by the coding sequence ATCATGGCCCTCAAAGTGAAGAGAATTGAAATGGGCACCGTCCTTGACCATCTGCCGCCGGGCACCGCCCCCAAGATCATGCGCATCCTGGACATCGACCCGACCGAAACTACCCTGCTCGTCGCCATAAACGTGGAGAGTTCGAAGATGGGTCGCAAAGACATACTGAAGATCGAAGGGAAAATCCTGAGCGAGGAGGAGGCGAACAAGGTCGCGCTCGTGGCCCCCAATGCCACGGTCAACATCGTTCGGGACTATTCTGTCGCCGAGAAGTTCCAAGTCAAACCACCCGAACGGGTGGAAGGGTTCCTCCGCTGCCCCAACCCCAACTGCATTACGAACGACGAAAGGGAACCAGTGAACACGGTTTTCATTAGGGAGTCCAGAGAGCCGCTGGAATATCGCTGTCGGTATTGCGAGCGTACCGTCCGGGAGGATCATATCCGTGAGCTGATACGCCCTAGTTAG